In Synechococcus sp. RS9909, one genomic interval encodes:
- a CDS encoding type II toxin-antitoxin system HicA family toxin: MLRRTSSNADGTPASVICVVPLHRRDLAVGTLASVLRQAGVDSDTFIEAL, from the coding sequence GTGCTCCGCCGAACCAGCAGCAACGCCGATGGCACGCCTGCGTCGGTGATCTGTGTGGTTCCCCTGCATCGCCGGGATCTGGCCGTCGGCACCCTGGCCAGCGTGCTGCGTCAAGCCGGCGTCGATAGCGACACCTTCATCGAGGCCCTTTGA
- a CDS encoding ArdC family protein: protein MASLVALLEAGTTPWRREWDAASGGHHVNLLSGRRYRGANPALLTLGLHLRGSALPYWCGFSEAKALGIFPRKGSKAVHVLRPQVHQLGEGQLAASVSAGEGSHGSPDADGQPSAQPGRSWVSYRPVALFNAADLEGEALEGLIQKRRQAEGAVLRPEPERLLGADAVLSSWPVPVSFAGDRACYLPVPDRIQLPDRSAFHSAGALYATWAHEVIHSTGHSSRLARDLSGGMGEGGDGGRAYAREELVAELGAVLLGDRLEIGSAMANHAAYLSHWVELLKESPRVLLQVLSNARKAADLICPEAPEAPGTGDGCRAGLVMARGVQRASMKVSLSTPA, encoded by the coding sequence GTGGCCTCCCTGGTCGCCCTGCTGGAGGCCGGCACCACCCCCTGGCGGCGGGAGTGGGATGCCGCCTCGGGGGGCCACCATGTGAATCTGCTCTCCGGCCGCCGCTACCGCGGCGCCAATCCGGCACTGCTCACTCTGGGCCTGCACCTGCGGGGATCAGCCCTGCCTTACTGGTGTGGCTTCTCGGAGGCCAAGGCCCTGGGGATCTTTCCCCGTAAGGGCAGCAAAGCGGTGCATGTGCTGCGGCCCCAGGTGCATCAGCTGGGCGAAGGCCAGCTTGCGGCGTCGGTCTCAGCAGGTGAAGGTAGCCACGGATCGCCTGACGCCGATGGCCAGCCGTCGGCTCAGCCTGGCCGCAGCTGGGTCAGCTACCGGCCGGTGGCATTGTTCAATGCTGCCGATCTGGAGGGCGAGGCCCTGGAGGGGCTGATTCAGAAGCGCCGCCAGGCAGAAGGGGCCGTGCTGCGGCCCGAGCCGGAGCGGCTGCTTGGAGCCGATGCGGTGCTCAGCAGTTGGCCGGTGCCCGTGAGCTTCGCGGGGGATCGGGCCTGCTACCTGCCGGTTCCCGATCGCATCCAGCTCCCTGATCGCAGCGCCTTTCACTCGGCTGGCGCCCTCTATGCCACCTGGGCCCATGAGGTGATTCATTCCACGGGCCACAGCTCCCGGCTGGCCCGTGATCTCTCCGGCGGCATGGGTGAGGGCGGCGATGGCGGCAGGGCCTATGCCCGCGAGGAGCTGGTGGCCGAGCTCGGGGCGGTGCTCCTCGGGGATCGTCTGGAGATCGGCAGTGCCATGGCAAATCACGCCGCCTATCTGAGCCACTGGGTGGAGCTGCTCAAGGAGTCGCCTCGAGTGCTGCTGCAGGTCCTCAGTAATGCCCGCAAAGCTGCCGATCTGATTTGCCCGGAGGCACCTGAAGCGCCTGGCACTGGGGATGGCTGCCGCGCAGGCCTCGTCATGGCGCGCGGAGTTCAAAGGGCCTCGATGAAGGTGTCGCTATCGACGCCGGCTTGA